The Mesorhizobium sp. INR15 region CGCAGTGATATCGTGGTGACGATGGTGTTTGGCCCGAAAGAGATCGAACAGGTGGTGCGGGGTGAGAACGGCTTCCTGACCGCGTCCTGTGCCGGCAAGTATTGGGTCGACATGACCACCAGCGGCCCGAAACTGATGCGTGCGCTGGCCGCCGAATTCCAGGCGAAAGGCGGCGGGCCGGTCGATGCGCCGGTTACCGGATCGGTGGACGCAGCGATCCGAGGTGATATGCCGATGTTTGTTGGCGGCACCGATGCCGATGTCGAGGCGGTGCGGCCTGTCATCGAGGCGATGGGCGAGCTGCGGCGCGTCGGCCCGTATGGCAACGGCTACGTGGCCAAACTCGTCAACAACCAGCTTTGGAAAATCCATGCCGCGGCGATCGGCGAGGCCATGGTCACCGCAAAGCTCGCAGGACTGGAACCTGATGTCTGGTGGCGGGTGATGAAAGGTGGTGCCGCCGACAGCTTCGTGCTTCAGCATGACGTGCCGTCGATCTTTGCCGGCCACTACGATCCGTCTTTTCCGATCGCGCTTTGTCTCAAGGATCTCGGCCTGATCGAGGAACTGATGGCCGAGACCGGCACGCGCAATGAACTGACCCGTGCGACCCATGACCGGTTCAAGCTGGCCGGCGAACGCTACGGTGTCGGCGCTGGCGAAATGACCGTCTGCAAGGTGATCGAGGATGACGCCAATGTCGAATTGCGGGTCGCGGGAGACTGGTTGGCGCCGTGGGATGTCGTGCACGCGGCGGACAGCAAGACCGGGACTTAATGACCGTTTACTTCTGCCCGCCAATAACAGCGAGCCAGGCATAGCCGCGATAAAGCGTGCGGAAACGGAAGGTTGCGCCTGTTTGCCGGGATTCCGATTCAAGCACCTCGCGCAGGGTCGAGTGCGGCGAGACGTGGAATTTTCTGAGCCAGCCTCGCAATAGGCAGCGGAACCAGGCCGGCAAGCCTTCCTGCTGGCCGAAATCGACGATGTGCAGCGAGCCATTCGGTGAAAGTGCTTTCAGCGCGGCCGAAACAGTCCTTTCCCAGCCGGGGATCATCGACAGGGAATAAGACACAAAGACGCGATCGAAATTGGCTCGGCCAAAGAGCGCCGTGGCGTTGAAATCCGTAGCATCGCCGCATGCCAGCGTGACGCGGCCGGACAGGCCTTCGCGGTCGATCGCGTTGCCGGCCGTCTCCAGCATTTCAGCCGAGATATCCAGGCCGAAGAAGCGGGCGTCGGGATAGCGACGGGCGGCAAGAATGATGTTGCGGCCGGTGCCGCAGCCGAGTTCCAGCACGGTACCGCCAGCCGGTACTTCCAGCCCCGCGATCAGCCGGTCGCGGCCGAGAAGATAGTATTTGCGGGTCAGGTCGTAGATGTGGCGCTGCCAGCGGTAAACGCCGTCCATCAGTTCGGCATGGCTGGCCGGCAGCTCGGTGGTGCTCATGCCGCGCGCTTCACATAGAGGTGGAAGCCGCCATAGATGGCCGAGCGGTCGCGGGCCGAGAATTCACAGGAGGCTTCGCTCTCATAGTTCCACTGATCGAGCAGCGAAGCGGAGACGCGGCCGGGCAAAAGGCTCGGTTCGGCGGCGGTGCGGAAGATGACGCGAGCGCCCGCCGAGGCGGTGCGGGTGATTTCCGCCCACAGCGCGTTGAGCTGGTCATCCGTCATCCAGTCCTGCGCATCAAGTAGAATGAAGCGATCGACAGAGCCGGCATCCTTGCCGGCCAGGAATTCGATCAGGTTGGCGTGATGGATGGCAACACGATCGACGTTGCCGCGGATCGTTTCGTAGTTCTGCTTTTCCAGATAGGCGGGCAGGGCGGCCTCGCCGGGTTCGGGATAGCGGCGGGCAAAAGCTTGCCAAGCGAAGTAGTTGTTCTGCAATGGGAAATCGCAAGCCAGTTTTTCCAGGCGGGCTTTCAGCACGCTGGCCATGGTGCCGTCACCTGATGTGATCAGCGAATCGTATTGAGCCGGCGGGATGCCGAGGCCAAACAGGGACGCCTTGCGCGACGTTGCCCATTTCAGCAGCGGCCTTTCGAACACCGGCGCCAGTTGCTCGTTGAAGAAGCGGCGCTGATCGGCAACGCTCTTCGAGGCCATGATGCCGGCTGGGTCGACGCCGAAGAATTTTGCCGTGCGGTGGCCCATGGCGATGAACAGCCCAAGCAGGCCGGTCTGGTAGAAATTGCGGTCGAAGACGCCGATGCGGCGCCGGCCACGCCAGTTGCGGCGCTCCCAGTAATGCCGGCTGACCGGGTCGAGATGCGGGGCGATGAAGCGGTCATAGGCCTCGGAGTTATGGCTGGTGTCGGCGGCGCCGAAGAAACGGAAC contains the following coding sequences:
- a CDS encoding NAD(P)-dependent oxidoreductase, producing the protein MVVGFIGLGTMGRNAALNVRRAGFEMVVYDIRPESMDALTVAGAKPATSPADVLARSDIVVTMVFGPKEIEQVVRGENGFLTASCAGKYWVDMTTSGPKLMRALAAEFQAKGGGPVDAPVTGSVDAAIRGDMPMFVGGTDADVEAVRPVIEAMGELRRVGPYGNGYVAKLVNNQLWKIHAAAIGEAMVTAKLAGLEPDVWWRVMKGGAADSFVLQHDVPSIFAGHYDPSFPIALCLKDLGLIEELMAETGTRNELTRATHDRFKLAGERYGVGAGEMTVCKVIEDDANVELRVAGDWLAPWDVVHAADSKTGT
- a CDS encoding class I SAM-dependent methyltransferase, producing the protein MSTTELPASHAELMDGVYRWQRHIYDLTRKYYLLGRDRLIAGLEVPAGGTVLELGCGTGRNIILAARRYPDARFFGLDISAEMLETAGNAIDREGLSGRVTLACGDATDFNATALFGRANFDRVFVSYSLSMIPGWERTVSAALKALSPNGSLHIVDFGQQEGLPAWFRCLLRGWLRKFHVSPHSTLREVLESESRQTGATFRFRTLYRGYAWLAVIGGQK
- a CDS encoding DUF3419 family protein, whose protein sequence is MTDVSGDLVFRRGKEVGKAVYQNRPLSKAGISERLFAFLFSGLVYPQIWEDPDVDMEAMQLGQGHRIVTIASGGCNILAYLTRSPARIDAVDLNAAHIALNRMKLEAVRHLPSQGDLFRFFGAADTSHNSEAYDRFIAPHLDPVSRHYWERRNWRGRRRIGVFDRNFYQTGLLGLFIAMGHRTAKFFGVDPAGIMASKSVADQRRFFNEQLAPVFERPLLKWATSRKASLFGLGIPPAQYDSLITSGDGTMASVLKARLEKLACDFPLQNNYFAWQAFARRYPEPGEAALPAYLEKQNYETIRGNVDRVAIHHANLIEFLAGKDAGSVDRFILLDAQDWMTDDQLNALWAEITRTASAGARVIFRTAAEPSLLPGRVSASLLDQWNYESEASCEFSARDRSAIYGGFHLYVKRAA